A stretch of Microtus pennsylvanicus isolate mMicPen1 chromosome 5, mMicPen1.hap1, whole genome shotgun sequence DNA encodes these proteins:
- the LOC142851103 gene encoding olfactory receptor 5B3-like: MKNRTEATEFILLGLTNAPELQIPLFIIICLIYFINVVGNLGMIVLILWDSRLHTPMYCFLANLSLVDIFYSSAVTPTVVAGLLIGKKIVSYNACVAQMFIFAAFVTTEDFLLAAMAFDRYAAVCKPLHYTTTMTPTVCICLTMACYVGGFLNSSIHTGDTFRLSFCGSNVVHHFFCDVPAVMVLSCSDRHVSEMVLVYGASFVICSALLLILVSYTFIFITIFKMRSAAGYQKAMSTCVSHFTAVSIFYGTLIFMYLQPSSSHSMDTDKTVSVFYTMVIPMLNPVVYSLRNKEVKSAFKKVVEKTKYSLGF, translated from the coding sequence ATGAAGAACAGGACAGAGGCAACAGAGTTCATTCTCCTAGGACTAACCAATGCCCCAGAACTGCAGATCCCATTGTTTATCATAATCTGCCTTATCTATTTTATCAATGTGGTTGGAAACTTAGGGATGATTGTGCTGATTCTCTGGGACTCTCGActccacactcccatgtactGTTTCCTTGCAAACCTGTCCCTGGTGGACATCTTTTACTCCTCAGCTGTCACTCCAACTGTTGTTGCTGGACTTcttataggaaagaaaattgtttCTTATAATGCGTGTGTTGCTCAGATGTTCATATTTGCAGCCTTTGTCACCACAGAAGATTTCCTTTTGGCTGCAATGGCCTTTGATCGCTATGCCGCAGTGTGCAAACCCCTGCACTACACCACCACAATGACTCcaactgtgtgtatatgtctgacCATGGCCTGTTATGTTGGTGGGTTCCTGAATTCCTCCATCCACACTGGGGACACATTCAGGCTCTCCTTCTGTGGGTCCAATGTGGTCCATCACTTTTTCTGTGACGTTCCAGCAGTCATGGTTCTCTCCTGCTCTGATAGACATGTCAGCGAGATGGTGCTTGTTTATGGGGCAAGCTTTGTTATCTGTTCTGCACTCCTCCTGATCTTAGTATCCTACACATTCATCTTCATCACCATCTTCAAGATGCGCTCAGCTGCAGGATACCAGAAAGCTATGTCCACCTGTGTTTCTCACTTCACTGCCGTCTCCATTTTCTATGGGACGCTTATTTTCATGTACTTACAGCCCAGCTCCAGCCACTCCATGGACACTGACAAAACTGTGTCTGTGTTCTACACCATGGTCATCCCCATGCTAAACCCTGTagtctacagcctgaggaacaaagAGGTGAAAAGTGCATTCAAGAAAGTTGTGGAGAAGACAAAATATTCCCTAGGCTTTTGA